The Ectothiorhodospiraceae bacterium 2226 region GCCGCCTCGAGCCCGGCGGTGGCCTCCTTCCACAGGAACAGGCTGAAGGTGCCCGCCACCAGCAGCACCGACACGAAGCCGATACGCCAGATCAGGTAGGGCGACAACAAGGGCGCGCGCGGGTCGCGCGGGGGGCGGCGCATGATGTCCGACTCCGGCGGCTCGAAGGCGAGCGCGAGCGCGAGGGTGACGGCGGTGACCATGTTCACCCACAGGATCTGCGCGGGGGTCGTGGGCATGACCACCCCCAGCAGCACCGCGGCGAGCACCACCAGCGCCTGGCCGCCGTTGGTGGGCAGGATGAACAGGATCGCCTTGCGGATGTTCTCGTAGACCGTGCGCCCTTCCTCCACGGCGTGCGCGATGGAGGCGAAATTGTCGTCGGTGAGCACCATCTCGGCGGCCTCCTTGGTCACCTCGGTGCCCTTGATGCCCATGGCGATGCCGATATTCGCGCGTTTGAGGGCGGGTGCGTCATTCACGCCGTCGCCGGTCATGGCCACGACCTCGCCACGCGCCTGCAGCGCGCGCACCAGGCGCAGCTTGTGTTCGGGCGAGGTGCGCGCGAATACATCGTGCTCCTGCGCCTTCGCCTCCAGCGCTTGGTCGTCCAGCGCCTCGAGGTCGCGGCCGGTGAGGGCGGTGCCGGTGGCGCCGATGTTCATGCGCGCGCCGATGGCGCTGGCGGTGAGGGCGTGGTCGCCGGTGATCATCTTCACGCGGATGCCCGCGCTCTGGCAGTCGCGCACCGCGGCGACGGCCTCCTGGCGCGGCGGGTCCATCATGCCGCACAGGCCGAGCAGCACCAGCTCGTCCTCCACGTCGGCGAAGTCCACCGTCGTCATGTGCTCGGCGCGCCGCTTGTAGGCGATGGCGAGCACGCGCTGCCCTTCGCTGGCAAAGTCGTCCACGGCGCTATGCCAGTGCGCCGCGTCCAGCGGCGCCTCGCCTTCAGGCGTGCGCTGGAGCGCGCACATGGCGATGACCTTCTCGGGCGCGCCCTTGAGGTAGATGACGCCGTGTCCCTCGTGGTCGTGGTGCAGCGTGGCCATGAACTGGTGCTGCGATTCGAAGGGGATGGCGTCCACGCGCGGCCAGCGGCCATGCTCCTCGTCGCGGTCGTAGCCGCCCTTGAGCGCCAGAGAGAGCAGGGCGCCCTCGGTGGGGTCGCCGTGCAGGCGCACCTCGGAGCCGTGGGTGTCGAGCCTGGCGTCGTTGCACAGCAGCGCCGCGCGTAACAGCTCCATGAGATCGGCGTCCTGCTCGGGGTCGATCTCCGCGCCGGCGTGCACGAACGCGCCCACGCCGGTGTAGCCCTCGCCGGTCACGCCATAGCGGCGCGTGGCGAGCGCCACGCACTGCACCGACATCTCGTTGCGCGTGAGCGTGCCGGTCTTGTCGGAGCAGATCACCGTCACCGAACCCAGCGTCTCGACCGCCGGCAGGCGGCGGATGATGGCGTGGCGGTGTGCCATGCGCTGCACGCCGATGGCGAGCGTGATGGTCATGATGGCGGGTAGCCCCTCGGGGATGGCGGCCACGGCGAGGCCTACGGCGATGAGGAACATCTCCGCCGGGGCGTAGTCGCGCGCGTACCAGCCAAACAGGAAGGTCAGCGCGGCGAACACCACGATAAAGGCGCTGAGGTAGTGCCCGAAGCGCGCCATCTGCTGCGTGAGCGGGGTCTGCAGCGTGCGGATGTCGGCGAGCATGGCGCTGATGCGCCCGATCTCGGTCTCGGCGCCGGTGCCGACCACCACACCGCGGCCCACGCCGTGCACCACCAGGGTGCTGGAGAAGGCCATGTTGAGGCGGTCGCCCACCACGGCGTCCGCGGCCACCGCCTCGACGTCCTTCTCCACCGCCTCGGACTCGCCGGTGAGCACGGCCTCCTCGATGCGCAGGTCGCGCTCACGCAGCAGGCGCAGGTCGGCGGGCACCTTGTCGCCCGACTGCAGCAGCACGATGTCGCCGGGCACCAGTTCGGTGGCGGCGATCTGCCGGCGGTGGCCGTCGCGCAGCACCACGGCCTGCGGCGAGAGCATGTGGCGTATGGCCTCCAGCGCGCGCTCGGCCTTGCCCTCCTGGATGAAACCGATGAGGGTGTTGATGATCACCACGGCGGCGATCACGGCGGTGTCGAGCCAGTGCGCGAGCAGGCCGGTGATGACCGCCGCGACCATGAGCAGGTAGATGATGACGTTGTTGAACTGGCTGAGGAAGCGGCGCAAGGGGCCGCGACGGCCGGCGTCGGGCAGGCGGTTCGGCCCGTACTGCGCGAGGCGCGCCTGGGCCTCCTCGGAAGTCAGGCCGTGCTCGTCGCTCTCCAGCGCGCGGGTGACTTCTTGCACGCTGAGCGCGTGCCAGTGGCGGTGCTCGTCGTTGTTCTGCATTTTTCTGATGCCGTCTCCTGCGTGCGCATTGTCTACGGTCGAGCGAGGCTCGGCGTCGCGTGGTTCGCGAGCTCGGCGGCGGCGCGCTCGGCCGCGTCGCGGTAGGGCATGAACACGCGGTCGGCGCCGGCGAGGCGCAAGGCCTCGGCGGCGGCCTCCCCGTGCGCCGCCACGCCCAGCCGGCCCGGGAAGCCATGGCTACGCAGCGAGTCTAGTAGGGCCAAGTTGACGTCGCGGTCGGGCAGGGTGCTGACCACCC contains the following coding sequences:
- a CDS encoding cation-transporting P-type ATPase, with translation MQNNDEHRHWHALSVQEVTRALESDEHGLTSEEAQARLAQYGPNRLPDAGRRGPLRRFLSQFNNVIIYLLMVAAVITGLLAHWLDTAVIAAVVIINTLIGFIQEGKAERALEAIRHMLSPQAVVLRDGHRRQIAATELVPGDIVLLQSGDKVPADLRLLRERDLRIEEAVLTGESEAVEKDVEAVAADAVVGDRLNMAFSSTLVVHGVGRGVVVGTGAETEIGRISAMLADIRTLQTPLTQQMARFGHYLSAFIVVFAALTFLFGWYARDYAPAEMFLIAVGLAVAAIPEGLPAIMTITLAIGVQRMAHRHAIIRRLPAVETLGSVTVICSDKTGTLTRNEMSVQCVALATRRYGVTGEGYTGVGAFVHAGAEIDPEQDADLMELLRAALLCNDARLDTHGSEVRLHGDPTEGALLSLALKGGYDRDEEHGRWPRVDAIPFESQHQFMATLHHDHEGHGVIYLKGAPEKVIAMCALQRTPEGEAPLDAAHWHSAVDDFASEGQRVLAIAYKRRAEHMTTVDFADVEDELVLLGLCGMMDPPRQEAVAAVRDCQSAGIRVKMITGDHALTASAIGARMNIGATGTALTGRDLEALDDQALEAKAQEHDVFARTSPEHKLRLVRALQARGEVVAMTGDGVNDAPALKRANIGIAMGIKGTEVTKEAAEMVLTDDNFASIAHAVEEGRTVYENIRKAILFILPTNGGQALVVLAAVLLGVVMPTTPAQILWVNMVTAVTLALALAFEPPESDIMRRPPRDPRAPLLSPYLIWRIGFVSVLLVAGTFSLFLWKEATAGLEAARAMAVNTLVMGQVFYLFSVRYVSAPSFTWEGLRGNRYVLYAVAATVALQLTFTYAPFMVTLFGIEPLPAEDWLLLIGFGVAVFVLVELEKAVVRGLRARAAPRGRRPARG